From the genome of Plectropomus leopardus isolate mb chromosome 9, YSFRI_Pleo_2.0, whole genome shotgun sequence:
GTAGAGAGTTGCATCCTACCTGTCAATATTTGCCTGATAACAGAggcacagtcatggaaaacctaacGCCATCGCCTTTCACCCACACATTTTACAATGTTACTGTGGAATATTTAGAGATGATGATTCAATTCTGggctaaaaaacaaaaggtcagattttttttttttaaacccaaacaATCCCTTGGTGTGAAAAGAACTTAGCAGAAAATGTAAGGAAATAAATGTATCGAATTTTAAGTGTAATTTAAACATATTAGTTGACTACTACACGTCAGTATGAACACTGGAATCCATAAATgacacagaagatctatacgatcaaggtggacacccatgattggtgtcaccaattcagcatctgaccaaaaatgacattctgttcctgagatataaCGCTGAGTAATGGTCAGAGGAGTCTTTTTGCATAACATTATGATTTCATAGTGAAGTTGATCTCTCAGATTAAAAGATTTCaatactttatcattttatcctagTAGACATTTGTGGGAATAACTAGCATATGAACTCTTGGggtttggccaaaaacatgttttgtgacttCATAGTGACTTTAACTTTTTGACCTTCCAACATCTGattctcatcagttcatttttaagtccatgtggatgtttgtgccaaattttggcGGTCAGGATTTGAGTCCAATCTactgccctttgctgcgtgccattccccttctctctcccgccttttcctgtctgctttaagctgtcctatcaataaagggaaaaaaactcccccaaaaaaaccaaaccacaaTGCCCCCAGCCTATGCTATCACTGGCGCAGAGgcataataaaatgatttattatatGTAGGGTTGGGGTGGAAGGTATTCTAAGACATAACATTTTCTAAGCCGATCATTaacactgtttaaaatgtaatgagGATATCAAGTGACCCTTCAATGtacagcaaaaatgtaaactttatttatagaggtCATAACGAGAagtcaaatataaaataattacataaatgtaaTCATATGTTTAATGTATAAAATGCCCTTTTCTTAAGAAATGTATCTTCAATATGTGTTAAGGTACAAGGGATGACATGGGGTATGAAAATCATTGTTTGGTACcacttcatctacacacacggacacacacaggaatgtGAACTTGATGTTGAGgctcaggttttttttcagttccagCAGATCCAGTCTATAATCACATACTAATTATtacagaaattaaatgaaaacaacataaaaaaaatagatccaATATCAATAATCATAGCTGCCCACTAACACTAGCTGATGAGGTATTTCAGAATTTGAGCAGGTTCCCTGTGGCTGTGCAGTTCGTGGCTGTATGTACGACCAGCATCAAGATCTCTCAGCTTTGGCTTAGTTTAGTCTTAGAGGCAAAGTCTGCACTAAGTTTTCGCATCACCTCCGCATGGCTTTGTCCTGAAAGCTCCTTACGTGCATTCCCATAATTCTCTTTGACAAAGTTGGCAAACGGTGTGGGAGCGCGCGGCTTTACGGGCGTCAGTAAAACAAGTTGTCCTGTGCAGAGAGCGCACACGAACCTCTGTGTGTCCAGAGACTTGGAATGACGCCCAATCCTGTGAAGAATCATGGTAAAGTATTAGGAATGTCACCCAGTGGAGTTAACACACAGCTCTGTAAATGTGAGGTAAGTAATGAACAAAATGAGGTTAATGTCAATCAATCTGAAATCAGTCAGACGTACGTATTCTGGCAGCGGGTGCACTGGTACTGGAATTTGTACTTGATGTCATAACTGTGGCAGCGAGTGACCATGGGCAGCTCAGGATGCGCCACTGTGGACTTGCGTGCGTACAGCTTCCAGAAGTTCCCGTGCCCGTCCCTCACGCCATTAATCAGCCAGGTTGCGGCGTGACACATCTCATGAATCAGCGTGTCCCTGAGACGATCTAAGAGGATGGAACAATGTGAATGAAGTTGAAGAGATTCAATCAAATTTCAAGCAGACACCGTTTATGACTTAAGTCTGTCTATCTTACTAAAACATTACCTGCAGAATCACAGACTTTCTCCGACAGTTCAATGCGGGCATAGCGGCTCCCTCCACCTCGCTCCTGCCCCGTGATACAGTAACCAGCTGTTTTCCGCATCTTCTTGTTCCAGGTCACTGACATATTCACAGGGAGctgaaaagggggaaaaaaatgtcaacttaGATCTCCATcggttttcttatgctgcaatcaaacacctttcataagctgtttgaccctttgaaacctaagcaaactggttttgaaaacaaaaggcaaaaggcaatgtccaacttggtaagaaatatcccataaattgcaagaaattagtgaaaggtgacaagaaaattacctaaaaatgaattttgaaagattttttgaaaattatacccaaaaataggtaaaatgtatatacaataattgtatgtttaaaatcaagtcgctaaatataataaaatacataaagcatgttgttttttttactatcagcacatttttagataatttactCAGTCTCTTTTCTAGCTGATTTTcagggttgggttttttttgataaccttttaacacattttttgtgcaatgtcttgtcaagttgcttgttgcctttgccccatgttttttaaaaagaaattagaccaatttgctctggtttcaaagggttaacaaagcAACTgaaatatttatgcatttaaaaatcGGATAACATTTCTAACGTATGTAACCAAATTGAAGGGAAACGACCGTTGTTCATCACCTTACTGTCAAACACACTGGTATTGTACAGCTGGTACAGTCTTCTGGTGAGTTCTTCCTTGTTCTGCTTGAAATTTCGGCCATAGTTGGAGCCAGGGTTTGATAAGGTCTGCAAGAAGCATCCTGGGGTTTTACACACCGCGACCCTAGAAAGGAAATTAGATAAACTGAGTGAGCAACATTTCAGTTTGTACATTATGGTTGCATAACAAGCACCTTCCTTAACCGATTATTGGTTAAGGTAACGattgattaatcattatttgaaaaaataaaataaaattaaaattttgctcatttcaaagaatatcaaatgttttttttcctcagtcaaaGTTCATAGCAAGATATTCCATTTACTTTGACAGATTTACATAGCCTATTAATTAATCGATTAAACTTCACGTTCGATCAAATTCTTTATGACTGATTAATCACTTgtcgattaattgttatcatccctattATAGATCAGAACTGGTCAACAGATCAGTACCTGCTGCTGGGACCGTGCCTGGGCTCTGTCTGACTGACTTTGGGCTTCATGATGGTGGATTGTCCTGGGGTTTTCACATGCAGAGGTGTGTCCCCAAATGATTTAGAGACTGGTTTAGAGACGGGTGTTGTGAGTCCCCTCACAGGAGGTGCAGGAGGCTCCTTATTGCACTCTGCGTTTAAGAACAGAAAAGATATCAGCCTCACAcgcagaataaaaaacaaaagctagaTGCTGCTAGAATGCCACACTCCAAATAAAACTGTTACCATGGGTGCTCTTAGGTGACAATGAAGTGCCagtaaacttgtttttcttttttagtctttCCAGCAGGGATGTGAATTCCTCCTCAGAGCTGCCTGACTCATCCAGCTTAGAAGGTGCTGAAAGAGTGCGTTTTGGAGAGGCCAGTGATGTTACAGTTTTGTGAcgaggaagagagaaaggagcCGGGTTGGGAGGCAACGGCAGTGATGGCGAGCTGTCCTCTTCATCATACCGCAGAGCATTGTCCTTGTTGGCCTTTAGTGGGGGCTTAGGTTTAGAGTGACGAGTCCTCCAGGTGCTCTTGACTACaatgttatcatcatcatcactgtcactgaCAAAGACCGGGGAGTCACACTGAGACAGAGGTCTCAGAGGTGGACGATGGGCTGCTGGAGTGTTGCTCTTTTTGGGCActgcaaaaatgaacaaaaaacatcacattataGACATGTTGCTTTTCTTGGAAATACAATAGAGCAACACTAGTGATAAGGTCATCCAGAGTTACCGTTAATAGATGATTTTGCCTGAATAAAGTCATCATCTGAAGAGAAGTCATCCACTATGAAGTTTTTGAGGCTTTagggtagaaaaaaaagtaaaatatatttttcacaacAAAATTTTGTCagaccataaaaatgcatttgaagacaaaaaaaatcaatcaaaaactCACCTATCTTCACTCCCACTCTCTGGTATTCTCTTAGGCTTGACATTAGGGGTTTTCATTCGCTGCATAACTAAATGTGCGAAATGAGGATatatgagagaaaaataaagcttCATCATCTGTTGGATGACTATAATGACTATAGACAACTGCACCCAGGAGAAAATGAGGCCACTTACATGTTTCGAAACCGTCGTCGTCATCCGAGCTCACCACAGCAACATTTGAACTAAAACGAACAAAAACTGCTCTgagcaaaaataacacaaatgttgctcatgaaaacattttctgtgtgcTCCATTTTAGTACCTGTCCTTCTTTGCAGCACTACATGGTTTCAGTGAGGCAGGTTTAGCTTTCGGTGTAGCCCTTCCCACAAGAACTAatgaagaaaattacaaaatgaacacatcAGTGTAACAGAGTCATACGGTTCAACaacacacaaattcaaattcaatttaattcactCACACTGGTCAAAGTCATCATCGCTGGACTCCATTAAAGACTTGTCTCTGTAATGGTTGTACTTGGAGTACTGGTTCTCCTTTTCTGGATCATCTTCACTGTCAGAGAGGGCAAGCTGGACAGGAGGGACGGATTGATCCTCAGATTGATGACTGCTGGTGGCAGCATGACGACTTTTGCCAATTTTGCTTCTGAGCTACAAACAATGCAGACACACATCAGCATCATAACTCAAACTTGTTCAGTATTTcaatagggctgcaactaaagattattttcattattaggATTATTTTACTGATTAATCTGTGAATTATTTTCTTGAGTAACTGCGTTTAATGAACCATTTTATCCATTCAATGTAAGATTGTCAATTACTTTCATATTACTTATTGGATTCGATGAAGAGTCACAAAtctaaatttattttgtttattatgatatgaaaaagaaaacatacattttcaaattttagaaGCTGCCAACAAcaaatattatgtatttttacccagaaagaaaaaagtcaaacgaTAATCCATTCACAATTGCAGGCGTATTGGCTGTCAATCTATTCAGTGATTAATCAACTTATTGTTGCAACTCACATTCAAATATATGCTTGTTAactaatctctctctctcagtaaCCAAAACACATGTCTGATTGCAgaagatattttaaaagttatgaAAATGGTAGAAAGACTATGGCAgtgatatgtttgtgtttgcaggtttTTATGAAACGTgcacaaacctttttttctgctgcgtCCAGCCCTCCCTCATCATCCCACCCCATCTTTGCAGCAACTCTTTCAAACAATTTTCTGGTTTCATCATTCATAGTTTTCGTTACTCTGTGGAAACACAAACCAACATGGCagtcatttaacatttaaagccCCGGGCTCCCGTCAAACCATTGATGCATAATataagaaaatgccaaaaaaaaagaaagaaaacgttACAGGATTTTAATCTAGGAAGTACATTTCAGtgaatccaaaataaataaattaaaacaagagcCCACGCGCTTAACTTACTATAGCTGTAAACATTAGCGTTACCGTTAACAACATGCTAGCTAATAGTATGTTCGTCTTAAGCTAACTTGACATAGTGGTTAGCTGAGTACATATGAGTATATGAATCCATcgaaaattgttttaattgcgaaaaaaaaggatttaaccTGTGATGATTACCAAACGCGCTCGTGTTGTTTAGAATAAAagggagagaagcagagaggacgcttcacaaattcaaatccTGTGCTTCGGTAGACCGGAAACTGTCAAGAAGACATTCAACCAATCGGAGCAGGGTTGAAATGACACGTCAGGTGACGTAGTGTCCACGCACACCACCACCAATCTTTCT
Proteins encoded in this window:
- the gcna gene encoding acidic repeat-containing protein; this translates as MNDETRKLFERVAAKMGWDDEGGLDAAEKKLRSKIGKSRHAATSSHQSEDQSVPPVQLALSDSEDDPEKENQYSKYNHYRDKSLMESSDDDFDQFLVGRATPKAKPASLKPCSAAKKDSSNVAVVSSDDDDGFETFMQRMKTPNVKPKRIPESGSEDSLKNFIVDDFSSDDDFIQAKSSINVPKKSNTPAAHRPPLRPLSQCDSPVFVSDSDDDDNIVVKSTWRTRHSKPKPPLKANKDNALRYDEEDSSPSLPLPPNPAPFSLPRHKTVTSLASPKRTLSAPSKLDESGSSEEEFTSLLERLKKKNKFTGTSLSPKSTHECNKEPPAPPVRGLTTPVSKPVSKSFGDTPLHVKTPGQSTIMKPKVSQTEPRHGPSSRVAVCKTPGCFLQTLSNPGSNYGRNFKQNKEELTRRLYQLYNTSVFDSKLPVNMSVTWNKKMRKTAGYCITGQERGGGSRYARIELSEKVCDSADRLRDTLIHEMCHAATWLINGVRDGHGNFWKLYARKSTVAHPELPMVTRCHSYDIKYKFQYQCTRCQNTIGRHSKSLDTQRFVCALCTGQLVLLTPVKPRAPTPFANFVKENYGNARKELSGQSHAEVMRKLSADFASKTKLSQS